Genomic segment of Leptospiraceae bacterium:
TTCATTGTTTGTAAATAAAAAATGAGAGGTCTTCCCTATTACGAAAATCCAGAGTATCACGAATTTTTACTCTCCCACAAACGAAGAGAACTATTTCCAATTGATAAGATTTTTTCTCAAATCCCTTTAAAAGGAGTTCAGAATCTTTTAGATTTTGGTATGGGAAATGGCTATTTTTTGAACGCATTTTTTGAATATGGTGAATCCGATATATTTGTTTGGGGAGCGGAATGCCAAGAAGTATTGATTGATTTCACCCTCAAAAGAAAAGTAAAAGAAAACTTAAAAAACTTTATTCCATTCCATGTAGAAAAAACAGAACATCCTTTGCTACCAGAATGGATTCCCGAAATGGACATGATTTTCATTTCTTGTGTGTTATCAACTTTTGCAAACCCTACTTTAGGAATTTTAGGTACAGGTAGAATCTTAAAAAAAGACGGTTATTTTGTAATCCTTGATTGGGAAAAAGTAGAACTTCCAGTAGGACCCGATATCCATCAAAAAGTATCTTCTGAAAGAATGATGGTATTCATTCAAGAGGCAGGGTGCCAAATTGTAAAAAAACTTCAAATCAATCCTTATGTGTACGGCTTTCTTGCGAAAAAGGACCCAGATAAGTTTATTGATATCTCATACTTAAGACAGCTATAAGACTTCACCAATGAGCTCTATTTCTTCGGCTTCGGATGTTAATGTAAAATTTTTTAAACGAACATGGATAAACTGCCCTTTTTTGTAGCTTTGACTATCTTGAGGCAAATCAACTCGAATATTCAAATAATTATCAGTTAGGATTTTGACATGATTTTTATGATTTTCTTGGACGTCTTCTATGATTCCTTCAAAAACTTGATGGAGATTCTTTTTTACATATTCTAAAAATAATTCTTTTTTCAAATCTAAAAACAAGTGAACTTTTGCTTTCAATTCATTTCTACTAAACAAAGAAATCTTATGTTCACGGATAAAATTTTCTATTTCCGTTCCTTTTCGAAGGGAGAATGGGAAAGGATGAATATGAGCAAAATTAAGTTCTTTTAGGAGTTTCATTGTATTTTGCAAATCCTCTTGAGTTTCAGTTGGAAATCCCACAATAACGTCCGTTCCCAAAAAAATATTGGGGTTATATTTTAGAACTTTTTCTATTCTTTTTGTAAAGGTTATCGAATTATAACTTCGTTTCATCAATCGTAAAATTCGATCAGAACCGCTTTGCAAAGGAACATGCAAGAAATTACAGAACTTAGGATGCAAGGTGAGTTTCGCTAAGGTTTCATTTACATCCGAAGGCTCAATGCTTGAGATTCTCAATCTACTGTAATAAAGTCTATCTAAGATTTTTTCCAACAAATCAATAAATCGAATATTTTCATGACGATACCAGCCGATATTCACTCCCGTTAGAATGATTTCTGGTATCTTTAAGGATTGTAGATAATCAATGTGTCTTAGGATATCATCAATAGGACGAGATACACCACCCCCTCTTGCAAGGGGAATCTTACAATAAGAACACTTACGATCGCATCCATCTTGTATTTTTACGTAAGCACGAGTGTGCCCTATAGGAGCTACCAAACCATAATCAAATGGATTTTGTATTTTTCTTCTTTTTTTTGCTTGATGAAACTCAACCAGAGGACCAGTAGAATAAAGATTTTCTTTTTGTTGAACTTGTTCTAGTTCTTCAAAAATTTGAAAGATTTGACTCTTTTTTTCATTCCCAATGATGGCGAAGACTTCTGGGATTTTTTTTAGTTCTTCGATTTCTGTTTGTGCATAGCATCCTGTTACAATAATCTTTGATTTTGGATTGATACGATGCAAAGATCGGATAATGTTTCGGTTTTTCGAATCCGCTTGATGAGTAACAGTGCAAGTGTTTACTACGACAACATCAGCACCTTCCCACCAATTTTTGTAGGAATATCCCTGACTTATAAATTGCTGTAAAATACCATCGGACTCATAAATGTTCAAACGACATCCTAGGGTATAAACAGCTATGCTTTTTTCATTTTTCATCTCTTGTTAATCGTGCGAGATTGTCTTGTGC
This window contains:
- a CDS encoding class I SAM-dependent methyltransferase — encoded protein: MRGLPYYENPEYHEFLLSHKRRELFPIDKIFSQIPLKGVQNLLDFGMGNGYFLNAFFEYGESDIFVWGAECQEVLIDFTLKRKVKENLKNFIPFHVEKTEHPLLPEWIPEMDMIFISCVLSTFANPTLGILGTGRILKKDGYFVILDWEKVELPVGPDIHQKVSSERMMVFIQEAGCQIVKKLQINPYVYGFLAKKDPDKFIDISYLRQL
- the mtaB gene encoding tRNA (N(6)-L-threonylcarbamoyladenosine(37)-C(2))-methylthiotransferase MtaB gives rise to the protein MKNEKSIAVYTLGCRLNIYESDGILQQFISQGYSYKNWWEGADVVVVNTCTVTHQADSKNRNIIRSLHRINPKSKIIVTGCYAQTEIEELKKIPEVFAIIGNEKKSQIFQIFEELEQVQQKENLYSTGPLVEFHQAKKRRKIQNPFDYGLVAPIGHTRAYVKIQDGCDRKCSYCKIPLARGGGVSRPIDDILRHIDYLQSLKIPEIILTGVNIGWYRHENIRFIDLLEKILDRLYYSRLRISSIEPSDVNETLAKLTLHPKFCNFLHVPLQSGSDRILRLMKRSYNSITFTKRIEKVLKYNPNIFLGTDVIVGFPTETQEDLQNTMKLLKELNFAHIHPFPFSLRKGTEIENFIREHKISLFSRNELKAKVHLFLDLKKELFLEYVKKNLHQVFEGIIEDVQENHKNHVKILTDNYLNIRVDLPQDSQSYKKGQFIHVRLKNFTLTSEAEEIELIGEVL